ACGCCAACGCCTATTCATCATCGTTCCGGTTGCCGCATTGCTGACTCTTCTCGCTGCCGCTGCACTTGGCTGGTATCTCACTCAGACCGTCACGGGCCCGCTTTCCCTACTCACTGCGTCCGCCGAGGCACTGGCCCGGGGCGACTTTCAGCACAAGGTCCAATTACGAGGGAACAACGAACTGGCTGTCCTGGGAAATGCCTTCAACGATGCCGCCCAACAGCTTCAGAAGCTCTACGAAGATCTCCGGCTGAGCGAACGTGAGCTTCGTGGCGCCATCAACACCGTTCCGGCCCACGTCTGGAGTGCGTCGCCTGATGGCACTGTCGATTTCGTTAATGAACGGTTACTGGAGTTTGCAGGTTTATCTTCAGACGACTTATTGGGATGGAAATGGGAATCCGTAATTCATTCCGATGACCGTGCCAGGTTCATCAGGGATTGGTGTGCGGCTGTTGAGGATGGGCATCCGATTGAGAATGAGATAAGGGTGCGGCGGGCGGACGGGCTGTATCGCTGGTTTCTAGTCCGCAGCGTGCCGCTGCGGGACGACGCGGGAAAGGTCGTCAAGTGGTATGGCAGCAGTATCGAAATCGAGGACCTCAAGCGCGCGGAAGAAGAGCGAGAGAGATTACGCCTACTACAATCGGACCTTGCTCATATACAGCGGGTGACAACGATGGGCGAATTTGCTGCTTCCATAGCGCACGAAATCAGGCAGCCGATCACAGCCGCTTCCATAAACGCGAATGCCTGTTTGCGATGGTTATGGCGCGAGCAGCCCAACATCGAGAAGGCACACGAATCCGCATCGAGAATTATTCAGAACGTAACCCTCGCTTCCGACATCATCAGTCGGATTCGCGTTTTGTACAAGAAGGGGGAGCAGCTACGGGAGTGTGTCGACGTAAATGAAGTGATCGGGGAAATCATCAGCCTGGCGCGCAGTGAAGCGAGGCGACATGCGATTTCCATCCACACCGATCTCGCGCCTGAGTTGCCCCATGTAATGGCGGATCGCGTGCAGCTGCAGCAAGTTATTATGAACCTCGTGCGCAACGGGATCGATGCCATTTGTGAAGCGGATATGGCAGGAGACCTCACAATCAGATCGCAACGAAGCTCTGTTGACCAGCTGCTGATCTCGATCCGCGATACAGGGATAGGTTTGCCTCCCGAGCGGGCAGACAAGATTTTTGAAGCATTTTTCACGACGAAGTCTCAGGGTACCGGCATGGGCCTGTCCATTAGCCGGTCGATCATTGAGTCGCACGGAGGCCGCTTATGGGCCACCGGAAATCCCGATCGGGGAACGACGTTTCAGTTCACGCTACCCATCGAACCTGCCGCGTCGACGGTGGTGGCGTAAACATCAGCCTTTCGTTGTCGACCTACTTGGGCCGCTCCAGTTCGAAGCGTTCGCGGGTGTGGACCCAGGTGTTGCCAGCCATGCGGCCGACGGCGTCTAATTTGGCGGGATCGATGCGGAAGTTCTGTTCGAGATCGGCGTTAACGTGGAATCGAACGATCTGGCCGAGGACGATGACGCCGCCGCCAGGCGCATGATTGGTAATAACGACCTGCAGCAGTTTGCACTCCATCTGGGCCGGCGATTCGGCGACCCTGGGCGGACGGACGACTTCGCTGGGGATGGCGGTCAGGCCGGCGAGCTGAAATTCATCTACTTCGGGGCCAACTTCGGCGGAGGTAGCATTTGCGGCGGCGGCGATAGTATCGGAGACGATGTTGATAACGAATTCGCCGGTTTGTTCGACGTTGCGCAGGGTGTCTTTTCTGTCGTCGGGACGGTTTCCGATGGCGCGCAGGGATGGGCAGAAAAGGACGGTGGGGGGATTGGAGCCGACTCCGCAGAAAAAGCTGAAGGGAGCGACGTTGGGAACGCCGTCGCTGTCGACGGTGGAGACGAGGGCGACCGGGCGCGGAACGATGAGCCCGGTCATGAGCTTGTAGACTTCAAGGACTGAGTGGTCTGCGGGATTGATGGTGAGCGTTCTGGCGTGCGTGTTGGAGGATGGATGCAAGGACGGGTTGGAGGGCACGGACATTCCTTCAGCTTAACTGTGCGGAGGCACACGCAGGAAGGCGGATCATGATGCCATTTCCGGAAAGTTGTTCATCCTATGACAGTCTTGATGCACGAATAGGAAAGCCTTACAGGAAATTTGCGAGATGGTAACAACGCTTCATGCACAATCGTAGTTGCATTGTTTGGACCTACAGGGAGACACCGCCGTGCCGCGAATTCACTTTCAACTACAACTCGCCGAACTGAAGGATAAAATTCTGGCGATGGCGGCGCTTGCGCAGCAGGCCGTGGAGGCCTCGGTGGACGCTTATCTGAATCGCGACGCGGGGCTGTGCCAGTATGTGCGAGAAAATGAGACGGCGATCAACACCGCGCAGCGTGCTCTGGACGAGATGGCTTACGAACTGCTCGCAAAGGAGCAGCCGATGGCCATCGATCTGCGCTTCATCCTGGCGGTGATCAAGATCAACGGCGATCTGGAGCGCATTGGCGACCAGTCCATGAGCATTGCGGTGCGCACCCGCGATGTGCTGGACCTACCGGACGTAAATCTGCCGGTGGACCTGTTTGCCATGGGCGAGTATGCCAGCCGCATGATCCGGACGGCTCTGCAGGCGCTGCTGGATGGCGACGCGCAGGTTGCCGACACGGTGCGTCTGATGGACGACGAGATTGACCGCATGAATCACCAGGCGCAGGCGGATCTGCTGGCTCGCATCCAGCGCAATCCGGAGGAGACACATCAGGCGTTGAATGCCCTGCTGATTGCGCGCAACCTGGAGCGGATCGCCGACCACGCGACGAACATCGCGACGGATGTAATCTTCTGGATTCGTGGCGCGGATGTGCGCCATGAGCTGAGCCTGGCTACGGATTAAGGCCGGTGCTCCGGTTCAGCCCAGATATGGGAGAACCGAAGCGCACGCTATCTCAACGTTGCCAGAGCCGGATAGAGTTTTCGCCAGTGGTTGTATCCGGCAGCGTAGGCCGCTTGCCACGCTGGGTCGGGCGCGATGCGCTCGGCTACGGTGATGGCCTGAGCGCAGGCTGCGTCAAGATCGGACCAGGCACCGGCTCCGACCCCGGCCATCAGGGCTGCGCCGAAGGCTCCGCCTTCTTCGGCAGTTAGTACTTCGACGGCGTGGCCGTAGACGCCAGCCTGAATCTGCCGCCAGAGCGGGCCTCGTGCGCCGCCGCCTCCTAGCCGGATGCCGCTTACCGGGATGCCCAATTGGGCAAAGAGCGAAAAGGTATCCTGCAACGAATACGCAACACCTTCGAGGACGGAGCGGACGAAGTGCGAGGCGTTGTGCGTGGTTGAAATGCCTGTGAAGGCGGCGCGGACCTCGGGGTCGAGATGCGGTGTGCGCTCGCCGAGCAGGTAGGGAGCCCATTCGAGGCCGTCGCTACCTGGCGCGACTGCGGCGGCTCCGGCTGTGAGCTTGTCGTAGTCCTGGCCGGAGAAAAAGGTCTCTTTGAGCCAGCGGAAGCTGAGTCCCGCGGATTGGGTGACACCCATGACGTGCCAGCGGCCGGGGACGGCGTGACAGAAGGTGTGCAGGCGGCCTTTTGGATCTTTGATCGGGCTGGCGGTGGCCGCGAAGACGACGCCTGAGGTTCCGATGGTGGCGGAGACGGAACCGGGTTGGAGGATGCCCATTCCGACTGCGCCTGCCCCCTGATCGCCTGCTCCCGCGACAACGGGGATTCCGGCTGTTATGCCTGTCAGTTCGGCGGCATCGGGCGAGATATTTGCGCACACTTCGGGCGATTCGAAGAGTTCGGGGAGCCAGCTTTCGGGGATTCCGGCGGCGGAGGCGACTTCGGAGGACCAGCGGCGGTTCGTGACGTCAAGCAGCAACGTTCCGCTGGCTTCCTGGACGTCGATGGCGTAAGCGCCGGTAAGGCGGAAGCGGACGTAGTCCTTGGGGCAGAGGATGTGCGCGGTGCGCGCGAAGATCTCGGGCTCGTGCTCTTTGACCCAGAGGAGCTTGGTCAGGGTGAAGTTGGGCAGGGCCGGATTGCACGTCAGTTCGATGAGGCGGTCGTAGCCGATTTCGGCGGTGAGCCAGTCGCACTGGGGCTGGGTGCGGGTATCGCACCAGATCAGCGATGGGCGCAGGACGATGCCGTCTTTATCGAGCAGGACGGCTCCGTGCATCTGGCCGGTGAGGCCGACGCCGTAGATTTGCTGCTTTGGCTCAGGGGCGGCGGCAATTGCGGCGCGGATGGCGATGAGCGCGGCACGCCACCAGTCTTCGGGGTCCTGCTCGGCCCAGCCGGGGTGTGGTGTGCGGAAGGGTGCGTGTTCTTCGGAAGCGGAGCTGACGACGCGCCCCTGTTCATCGATCAGCACTGCTCGTGTGCCGCTTGTTCCCACATCCATACCCAGAAACCACATTGCTCGACCGCCTTCCTAAATCGCTTTTCTCAATCGTTTTGGAATGATTGTATCGCCGCGCTGGCCAGCATAACAGGGTTTGCCCGGAGTGGGAAAGTCTGCGCGGCTCAGGATTTGCGGTGGCGCAGTTGATGGCTGAGGGCGAGCATGACTGCGGCGGAGACGGCGAGCATGGCTCCGACGGCATAGAGGCCGCCGGCGTAGCTACCCGATTTGTCTTTGAGCCAGCCGATGAGGAATGGACCGGCGAAACCGCCGAGGTTTCCGATGGAGTTGATCAGGGCGATGCCTGCGGCTGCCTCCGCTCCGGTGAGAAAGGCGCTGGGCATGGCCCAGAGCGGGGCTTTGGCTGCGCTGATGCCGATGTTGACCAGCATGAGCGCGAGGATCACCCCGACAGCGGTGTGCGTAGTTCCGGCCCATACAAATCCAAGACATGCTACGACGCAGGGGATCACGACATGCCAGGTGCGCTCAAGCGTCCGGTCGGAGTGACGCGCCCAGGCTATCATGACCGCGATGGCGACGAAGCTGGGTGCAGAGTTGAGCCAGCCGGTGGCGAGCGGGGAAAAGCCGAATTGGCGGAGGATGAGAGGCGACCAGAGGCCGAGGGTGTAGAGTCCGGCGGATGTGCCGAGGTAAACGAGGGAAAGCGCAAGGATGCGGGGATCGGACAGGGTCTTCCAGATTCCTGTGGTGTGCGCTGCATGGGTATCGCTGCCGGTGCGCTCGGCTTGCAGGGTATCGACGAGCCAGGCCCGTTCCTCGGGTGCGAGCCAGCGTGCTTGTTCCGGGCTGTCGGTCAGGAAGTAGAGGACGACAAAGCCCAGAAGGATTGCGGGCAGCGCTTCGAGAATGTAGAGCCACTGCCAGTTGTTGAGACCGGCGAAGGCCGGAAGCTGCATGAGCGCTCCGGAGATGGGCGAGCCGATGGCGGTAGATAACGGCGCAGCGGCCATGAATGCGGCGGCGGCCACGGCTCGGTGACGGGCTGGAAACCAGAGGCTCAGGTAGAGGATGATGCCGGGGAAGAATCCGGCTTCGGCTACACCGAGCAGGAAGCGCAAGGCGTAAAAGCTATGTGGCCCGGTTGCAAAGGCTGATGTTGCGGAAACAAGACCCCACGAGACCATGACGCGGGCGATCCACCGTCTTGCGCCGACGCGATAGAGGATGAGATTGGACGGCACTTCGAAGAGGAAATAGCTCACGAAGAAGATGCCGCCGCCAAAGCCGAACATGGCCGAGGTCAGGCCGATGGCCTTGTTCATGCTGAAGGCGGCGAATCCGACGTTGACGCGGTCGAGAAAGCTGACGAAGTACAGCAGCATCACGAACGGAAGGATGCGTCGGCTTATCTTGCGGACAACACGGGTTTCAAGGCTGGTTTTCTGATCGAGAGCCATGGACCTCAACTGTTCAGGCTGTAGCGAGATGACTCCTGGAGGCCGCGGTGATTTGAGTGCAAACTGCCTCGGTGACCTGCGTTGTTGTGGCTGTTCCGCCGAGGTCGCGGGTGTGCAGCGATGGATTGGCCGTGACGTCTTCGATGGCTCGCATGACGAGCTTTGCGGCAGCGGATTCGCCGAGGTGCTCGAGGAGCATGACTACGGACCAGAAGGTGCCGATGGGATTGGCCAGGCCTTTGCCCATAATGTCGAAGGCTGAACCGTGGATGGGTTCGAACATGGAGGGGTAGATGCGCTCGGGATTGATATTGCCGGTCGGCGCGATGCCCAGACTCCCTGCTAACGCAGCGGCGAGATCGCTGAGGATGTCGGCGTGGAGATTGGTGGCGACGATGGTGTCGAGCGAGGCCGGACGGTTGACCATGCGGGCTGTGGCGGCGTCGACTAACTCCTTGTCCCAGGTGACGTCGGGGAAGTCCTTGGCGACTTCGGCGGCGATTTCGTCCCACATGACCATGGCGTGGCGCTGGGCATTGCTCTTGGTGATGACGGTAAGCAGCTTGCGCGGGCGGGATTGGGCGAGGCGGAAGGCGAAGCGATGGATGCGCTCCACGCCAGCGCGGGTCATCAGGGACAGGTCGGTTGCGACTTCGATGGGGTGACCCTGATGCATGCGGCCGCCGACGCCGGAGTATTCGCCTTCGGTGTTTTCGCGCACGATGACCCAGTTGAGGTCTTCGGGCCGGCAGCGCTTGAGGGGCCCATCGATGCCGGGAAGAATGCGCGTGGGGCGCACGTTAGCGTACTGATCGAGGCCCTGGCAGATTTTGAGACGCAGTCCCCACAGCGTGATGTGGTCGGGGATGTGTGGATCGCCGGCGGAGCCGAAGAGGATTGCGTCCTTGCTGCGGAGTGCGTCGAGGCCGTTGTCGGGCATCATCTTGCCATGCTGGCGGTAATAATCTCCGCCCCAGTCAAAGTCTTCGAATTCAAAGGTAAAGGAGTTATCAGACGCAGCGAGCACTTCCAGAAGCTGGCGGCCAGCCGGGATCACTTCTTTACCGATGCCATCGCCGGGAATGGTGGCGATGCGATATGTTTTCATCTTTCGACTCCTGAACGAACATCTCGCCCGTTTCATTGGACGAGTCACGACCTAATCGCGACGCAGCAGGAGCCCGCTTACTCCTGCATGCAACTCCACATCGGAACAATAAATCAGCGATGGGGTGTGCGGGCTTGGCGAACTGGCATTATTGCCAATCGGAAGCGATGCGGATGTTCTTTCTGGTGGTGAAAAAGCGGGCGAGGCAGTGTTTTTGATCGAAGCTCACGACGAAATCCTGGAGCGTGCCCGAGCCTACGTCGGCGACCGGGAAGTTGGGGATGATTTCGATGAAGGGCTTGTCGAAGGTGTGTCCCGCAAATTCGACATCCTCATCGATCTTCCCGCCGAGAATGGGAAAGGTGCTGACCTGGGTGTGTCCACGAGCGACGACGTCGAGGCTTCCCTGGAACTTGAGGCTCTCCGCGACGCTCTCAGGAACGCATATTCCCTGACCGCCGGAGT
This sequence is a window from Acidicapsa acidisoli. Protein-coding genes within it:
- a CDS encoding MFS transporter, translated to MALDQKTSLETRVVRKISRRILPFVMLLYFVSFLDRVNVGFAAFSMNKAIGLTSAMFGFGGGIFFVSYFLFEVPSNLILYRVGARRWIARVMVSWGLVSATSAFATGPHSFYALRFLLGVAEAGFFPGIILYLSLWFPARHRAVAAAAFMAAAPLSTAIGSPISGALMQLPAFAGLNNWQWLYILEALPAILLGFVVLYFLTDSPEQARWLAPEERAWLVDTLQAERTGSDTHAAHTTGIWKTLSDPRILALSLVYLGTSAGLYTLGLWSPLILRQFGFSPLATGWLNSAPSFVAIAVMIAWARHSDRTLERTWHVVIPCVVACLGFVWAGTTHTAVGVILALMLVNIGISAAKAPLWAMPSAFLTGAEAAAGIALINSIGNLGGFAGPFLIGWLKDKSGSYAGGLYAVGAMLAVSAAVMLALSHQLRHRKS
- the xylB gene encoding xylulokinase, which translates into the protein MWFLGMDVGTSGTRAVLIDEQGRVVSSASEEHAPFRTPHPGWAEQDPEDWWRAALIAIRAAIAAAPEPKQQIYGVGLTGQMHGAVLLDKDGIVLRPSLIWCDTRTQPQCDWLTAEIGYDRLIELTCNPALPNFTLTKLLWVKEHEPEIFARTAHILCPKDYVRFRLTGAYAIDVQEASGTLLLDVTNRRWSSEVASAAGIPESWLPELFESPEVCANISPDAAELTGITAGIPVVAGAGDQGAGAVGMGILQPGSVSATIGTSGVVFAATASPIKDPKGRLHTFCHAVPGRWHVMGVTQSAGLSFRWLKETFFSGQDYDKLTAGAAAVAPGSDGLEWAPYLLGERTPHLDPEVRAAFTGISTTHNASHFVRSVLEGVAYSLQDTFSLFAQLGIPVSGIRLGGGGARGPLWRQIQAGVYGHAVEVLTAEEGGAFGAALMAGVGAGAWSDLDAACAQAITVAERIAPDPAWQAAYAAGYNHWRKLYPALATLR
- a CDS encoding tartrate dehydrogenase, coding for MKTYRIATIPGDGIGKEVIPAGRQLLEVLAASDNSFTFEFEDFDWGGDYYRQHGKMMPDNGLDALRSKDAILFGSAGDPHIPDHITLWGLRLKICQGLDQYANVRPTRILPGIDGPLKRCRPEDLNWVIVRENTEGEYSGVGGRMHQGHPIEVATDLSLMTRAGVERIHRFAFRLAQSRPRKLLTVITKSNAQRHAMVMWDEIAAEVAKDFPDVTWDKELVDAATARMVNRPASLDTIVATNLHADILSDLAAALAGSLGIAPTGNINPERIYPSMFEPIHGSAFDIMGKGLANPIGTFWSVVMLLEHLGESAAAKLVMRAIEDVTANPSLHTRDLGGTATTTQVTEAVCTQITAASRSHLATA
- a CDS encoding sensor histidine kinase, giving the protein METNATKMGQAMRGGIRNAFRPSDLSIRSRLIACFVLIVVLMIAADAVAGWQYWQIEASAQRVSKTDQISDAVVRVHLDVDSFRDSTTALADSHDTRQFSGEAASIRQTFLQHVDHAEQMLRANPDIEEDTRISSALESLRLTLLSQLDTAVQLATVGEWNAVQFRLANQIPALIEFSSSLVQRVDQQALEKRNEASENAQKARQRLFIIVPVAALLTLLAAAALGWYLTQTVTGPLSLLTASAEALARGDFQHKVQLRGNNELAVLGNAFNDAAQQLQKLYEDLRLSERELRGAINTVPAHVWSASPDGTVDFVNERLLEFAGLSSDDLLGWKWESVIHSDDRARFIRDWCAAVEDGHPIENEIRVRRADGLYRWFLVRSVPLRDDAGKVVKWYGSSIEIEDLKRAEEERERLRLLQSDLAHIQRVTTMGEFAASIAHEIRQPITAASINANACLRWLWREQPNIEKAHESASRIIQNVTLASDIISRIRVLYKKGEQLRECVDVNEVIGEIISLARSEARRHAISIHTDLAPELPHVMADRVQLQQVIMNLVRNGIDAICEADMAGDLTIRSQRSSVDQLLISIRDTGIGLPPERADKIFEAFFTTKSQGTGMGLSISRSIIESHGGRLWATGNPDRGTTFQFTLPIEPAASTVVA
- the phoU gene encoding phosphate signaling complex protein PhoU, whose protein sequence is MPRIHFQLQLAELKDKILAMAALAQQAVEASVDAYLNRDAGLCQYVRENETAINTAQRALDEMAYELLAKEQPMAIDLRFILAVIKINGDLERIGDQSMSIAVRTRDVLDLPDVNLPVDLFAMGEYASRMIRTALQALLDGDAQVADTVRLMDDEIDRMNHQAQADLLARIQRNPEETHQALNALLIARNLERIADHATNIATDVIFWIRGADVRHELSLATD
- a CDS encoding flavin reductase family protein, with protein sequence MSVPSNPSLHPSSNTHARTLTINPADHSVLEVYKLMTGLIVPRPVALVSTVDSDGVPNVAPFSFFCGVGSNPPTVLFCPSLRAIGNRPDDRKDTLRNVEQTGEFVINIVSDTIAAAANATSAEVGPEVDEFQLAGLTAIPSEVVRPPRVAESPAQMECKLLQVVITNHAPGGGVIVLGQIVRFHVNADLEQNFRIDPAKLDAVGRMAGNTWVHTRERFELERPK